A window of the Desulfobacula toluolica Tol2 genome harbors these coding sequences:
- a CDS encoding DUF2149 domain-containing protein yields MRYLKPKQNRGTGFSDNDPMSGVANLFDLGLVFIVGLLIALFGAYHIEDLLSQTSELTIVKKSADGQMEIISKKGKTIDAVKVTKEKAKGKGERLGTAYKLANGSMIYIPD; encoded by the coding sequence TGAAACCTAAACAGAACCGGGGCACAGGTTTTTCCGACAATGATCCAATGTCAGGCGTTGCCAACCTGTTTGATTTGGGCCTTGTCTTTATTGTGGGACTTTTGATTGCCCTGTTTGGTGCATATCATATTGAGGACCTGCTGTCGCAGACATCTGAACTGACCATTGTTAAAAAATCTGCAGACGGCCAGATGGAAATTATTTCAAAAAAAGGGAAAACAATAGACGCTGTAAAAGTGACCAAAGAAAAAGCCAAAGGCAAAGGAGAGCGTCTTGGAACCGCCTATAAACTGGCAAACGGTTCAATGATTTATATCCCGGATTAA